The Henckelia pumila isolate YLH828 chromosome 2, ASM3356847v2, whole genome shotgun sequence genome includes a window with the following:
- the LOC140879078 gene encoding putative disease resistance protein At1g50180 → MAEAVVSVALETLGNLLIEEATFLRGVKDQIVNNMIAKRFETGSKRSGVLHTEPHTTEYVGKAAGTGKGDLGFVNILKRLVCFANEMATLHNIGSEIETIKSHITILTGKMDKFGIEAIIRRDEYQEESTSDDNKRRFIRKTYAYEELQHFVGMDYDIENLVSLLVSDQEISRHPVIGVW, encoded by the exons ATGGCCGAAGCTGTAGTCTCTGTGGCGTTGGAAACGCTTGGAAATCTGTTGATAGAAGAAGCAACATTTCTGAGAGGAGTGAAAGATCAA ATCGTAAACAACATGATAGCGAAACGATTCGAAACTGGATCAAAGAGATCAGGAGTCTTGCATACAGAGCCACATACTACTGAATATGTGGGGAAAGCTGCTGGTACTGGAAAAGGAGATCTGGGATTTGTTAACATTCTGAAAAGATTAGTCTGTTTTGCGAATGAAATGGCAACTTTACACAACATTGGTTCTGAAATAGAAACAATCAAGTCACACATCACCATCCTCACCGGGAAAATGGATAAGTTTGGCATAGAAGCCATAATTAGACGTGACGAATATCAAGAAGAAAGTACTTCTGATGACAACAAACGGCGTTTCATTAGAAAAACATATGCTTACGAGGAGCTTCAACATTTCGTGGGGATGGATTACGACATCGAAAATCTTGTTTCTCTTCTAGTTTCTGATCAAGAAATTAGTCGCCATCCGGTTATCGGTGTATGGTGA
- the LOC140879077 gene encoding probable disease resistance protein At1g59620 — MGTLHNIGSEIETIKSQISILTGKMDKFGIEAIIRRDDHEEEISDQEISRHPVIGVWGMGGSGKTTVANKLLPAETKKDTTDELVEKIYKVQMETRCLIVVDDIWKLDDWMFEQMFPKCWK; from the exons ATGGGAACTTTACACAACATTGGTTCTGAAATAGAAACAATCAAGTCACAGATCAGCATCCTCACTGGGAAAATGGATAAGTTTGGCATAGAAGCCATAATTAGACGTGATGATCATGAAGAGGAAA TTTCTGATCAAGAAATTAGTCGCCATCCGGTTATCGGTGTATGGGGAATGGGCGGTTCCGGGAAAACCACTGTTGCCAACAAG CTTCTCCCCGCAGAAACTAAGAAAGATACGACAGACGAGTTGGTGGAGAAAATTTATAAAGTGCAAATGGAAACAAGATGCCTCATTGTAGTGGATGATATCTGGAAACTCGATGATTGGATGTTTGAGCAAATGTTTCCCAAGTGTTGGAAGTAA